A single genomic interval of Paralichthys olivaceus isolate ysfri-2021 chromosome 7, ASM2471397v2, whole genome shotgun sequence harbors:
- the nr2f2 gene encoding COUP transcription factor 2 isoform X1 — protein sequence MAMVVWRGSQDDVADTQGSLSSQTQGGLSLPTPQPGQLNLTASQVAPPTPQTPVQGPPNNTQSTPTNQTTQQSEKQPQHIECVVCGDKSSGKHYGQFTCEGCKSFFKRSVRRNLTYTCRANRNCPIDQHHRNQCQYCRLKKCLKVGMRREVSLFTAAVQRGRVPPTQPHHGQFALTNGDPLHCHSYLSGYISLLLRAEPYPTSRYGSQCMQPNNIMGIENICELAARMLFSAVEWARNIPFFPDLQITDQVALLRLTWSELFVLNAAQCSMPLHVAPLLAAAGLHASPMSADRVVAFMDHIRIFQEQVEKLKALHVDSAEYSCLKAIVLFTTDACGLSDVAHVESLQEKSQCALEEYVRSQYPNQPTRFGKLLLRLPSLRTVSSSVIEQLFFVRLVGKTPIETLIRDMLLSGSSFNWPYMSIQ from the exons ATGGCAATGGTAGTGTGGAGAGGCTCCCAGGACGATGTGGCTGACACCCAGGGCTCCCTTTCCTCGCAGACCCAAGGAGGACTATCCCTGCCCACCCCTCAACCAGGCCAGTTGAATCTGACAGCCTCTCAGGTCGCCCCTCCGACCCCTCAGACTCCGGTGCAAGGACCCCCGAACAACACGCAGTCCACGCCGACGAACCAGACGACGCAGCAGTCGGAGAAGCAGCCGCAGCACATtgagtgtgtggtgtgtggggACAAATCCAGTGGCAAACACTACGGCCAGTTCACATGCGAGGGCTGCAAGAGCTTCTTTAAACGGAGCGTACGGCGGAACCTCACGTACACATGCCGTGCCAACAGGAATTGTCCAATCGACCAACACCACCGCAATCAGTGTCAGTACTGCCGCCTCAAAAAATGCCTCAAAGTCGGCATGAGACGGGAAG TTTCTCTTTTTACTGCAGCCGTGCAAAGGGGACGGGTGCCACCCACACAGCCACATCACGGTCAGTTCGCCTTGACAAATGGAGACCCACTCCACTGTCATTCCTACTTATCCGGATATATCTCTCTTCTGCTGAGAGCGGAGCCATACCCGACGTCCCGGTATGGCAGCCAGTGCATGCAGCCCAACAACATCATGGGCATCGAGAACATTTGTGAACTAGCGGCCAGGATGCTCTTCAGTGCCGTGGAGTGGGCCAGGAATATTCCCTTCTTTCCAGACCTGCAGATCACAGACCAGGTGGCTCTGCTGAGGTTGACGTGGAGTGAGTTATTTGTGCTCAACGCCGCGCAGTGCTCCATGCCCCTGCATGTGGCTCCTCTCCTGGCGGCGGCTGGCCTTCACGCCTCCCCCATGTCTGCGGACAGAGTGGTGGCCTTTATGGACCACATTAGGATCTTCCAGGAACAAGTGGAAAAGCTCAAAGCTTTGCACGTTGACTCTGCTGAATATAGCTGCTTAAAGGCAATTGTGCTCTTCACCACAG ATGCTTGTGGCCTCTCAGATGTGGCCCATGTGGAAAGTTTGCAGGAGAAGTCCCAGTGCGCCCTGGAGGAATATGTCCGGAGCCAGTATCCAAACCAGCCAACACGGTTTGGGAAGTTGTTACTCCGCTTGCCTTCCCTCCGCACAGTCTCCTCCTCGGTCATAGAACAGTTATTTTTCGTCCGATTGGTAGGTAAAACCCCAATTGAAACTCTCATCAGGGATATGTTGCTGTCGGGGAGCAGTTTTAACTGGCCTTACATGTCAATTCAGTAA
- the nr2f2 gene encoding COUP transcription factor 2 isoform X3: MHPATDESAAYAFAVQRGRVPPTQPHHGQFALTNGDPLHCHSYLSGYISLLLRAEPYPTSRYGSQCMQPNNIMGIENICELAARMLFSAVEWARNIPFFPDLQITDQVALLRLTWSELFVLNAAQCSMPLHVAPLLAAAGLHASPMSADRVVAFMDHIRIFQEQVEKLKALHVDSAEYSCLKAIVLFTTDACGLSDVAHVESLQEKSQCALEEYVRSQYPNQPTRFGKLLLRLPSLRTVSSSVIEQLFFVRLVGKTPIETLIRDMLLSGSSFNWPYMSIQ; this comes from the exons atgcaTCCCGCTACGGACGAATCTGCAGCATATGCATTTG CCGTGCAAAGGGGACGGGTGCCACCCACACAGCCACATCACGGTCAGTTCGCCTTGACAAATGGAGACCCACTCCACTGTCATTCCTACTTATCCGGATATATCTCTCTTCTGCTGAGAGCGGAGCCATACCCGACGTCCCGGTATGGCAGCCAGTGCATGCAGCCCAACAACATCATGGGCATCGAGAACATTTGTGAACTAGCGGCCAGGATGCTCTTCAGTGCCGTGGAGTGGGCCAGGAATATTCCCTTCTTTCCAGACCTGCAGATCACAGACCAGGTGGCTCTGCTGAGGTTGACGTGGAGTGAGTTATTTGTGCTCAACGCCGCGCAGTGCTCCATGCCCCTGCATGTGGCTCCTCTCCTGGCGGCGGCTGGCCTTCACGCCTCCCCCATGTCTGCGGACAGAGTGGTGGCCTTTATGGACCACATTAGGATCTTCCAGGAACAAGTGGAAAAGCTCAAAGCTTTGCACGTTGACTCTGCTGAATATAGCTGCTTAAAGGCAATTGTGCTCTTCACCACAG ATGCTTGTGGCCTCTCAGATGTGGCCCATGTGGAAAGTTTGCAGGAGAAGTCCCAGTGCGCCCTGGAGGAATATGTCCGGAGCCAGTATCCAAACCAGCCAACACGGTTTGGGAAGTTGTTACTCCGCTTGCCTTCCCTCCGCACAGTCTCCTCCTCGGTCATAGAACAGTTATTTTTCGTCCGATTGGTAGGTAAAACCCCAATTGAAACTCTCATCAGGGATATGTTGCTGTCGGGGAGCAGTTTTAACTGGCCTTACATGTCAATTCAGTAA
- the nr2f2 gene encoding COUP transcription factor 2 isoform X2, translated as MAMVVWRGSQDDVADTQGSLSSQTQGGLSLPTPQPGQLNLTASQVAPPTPQTPVQGPPNNTQSTPTNQTTQQSEKQPQHIECVVCGDKSSGKHYGQFTCEGCKSFFKRSVRRNLTYTCRANRNCPIDQHHRNQCQYCRLKKCLKVGMRREAVQRGRVPPTQPHHGQFALTNGDPLHCHSYLSGYISLLLRAEPYPTSRYGSQCMQPNNIMGIENICELAARMLFSAVEWARNIPFFPDLQITDQVALLRLTWSELFVLNAAQCSMPLHVAPLLAAAGLHASPMSADRVVAFMDHIRIFQEQVEKLKALHVDSAEYSCLKAIVLFTTDACGLSDVAHVESLQEKSQCALEEYVRSQYPNQPTRFGKLLLRLPSLRTVSSSVIEQLFFVRLVGKTPIETLIRDMLLSGSSFNWPYMSIQ; from the exons ATGGCAATGGTAGTGTGGAGAGGCTCCCAGGACGATGTGGCTGACACCCAGGGCTCCCTTTCCTCGCAGACCCAAGGAGGACTATCCCTGCCCACCCCTCAACCAGGCCAGTTGAATCTGACAGCCTCTCAGGTCGCCCCTCCGACCCCTCAGACTCCGGTGCAAGGACCCCCGAACAACACGCAGTCCACGCCGACGAACCAGACGACGCAGCAGTCGGAGAAGCAGCCGCAGCACATtgagtgtgtggtgtgtggggACAAATCCAGTGGCAAACACTACGGCCAGTTCACATGCGAGGGCTGCAAGAGCTTCTTTAAACGGAGCGTACGGCGGAACCTCACGTACACATGCCGTGCCAACAGGAATTGTCCAATCGACCAACACCACCGCAATCAGTGTCAGTACTGCCGCCTCAAAAAATGCCTCAAAGTCGGCATGAGACGGGAAG CCGTGCAAAGGGGACGGGTGCCACCCACACAGCCACATCACGGTCAGTTCGCCTTGACAAATGGAGACCCACTCCACTGTCATTCCTACTTATCCGGATATATCTCTCTTCTGCTGAGAGCGGAGCCATACCCGACGTCCCGGTATGGCAGCCAGTGCATGCAGCCCAACAACATCATGGGCATCGAGAACATTTGTGAACTAGCGGCCAGGATGCTCTTCAGTGCCGTGGAGTGGGCCAGGAATATTCCCTTCTTTCCAGACCTGCAGATCACAGACCAGGTGGCTCTGCTGAGGTTGACGTGGAGTGAGTTATTTGTGCTCAACGCCGCGCAGTGCTCCATGCCCCTGCATGTGGCTCCTCTCCTGGCGGCGGCTGGCCTTCACGCCTCCCCCATGTCTGCGGACAGAGTGGTGGCCTTTATGGACCACATTAGGATCTTCCAGGAACAAGTGGAAAAGCTCAAAGCTTTGCACGTTGACTCTGCTGAATATAGCTGCTTAAAGGCAATTGTGCTCTTCACCACAG ATGCTTGTGGCCTCTCAGATGTGGCCCATGTGGAAAGTTTGCAGGAGAAGTCCCAGTGCGCCCTGGAGGAATATGTCCGGAGCCAGTATCCAAACCAGCCAACACGGTTTGGGAAGTTGTTACTCCGCTTGCCTTCCCTCCGCACAGTCTCCTCCTCGGTCATAGAACAGTTATTTTTCGTCCGATTGGTAGGTAAAACCCCAATTGAAACTCTCATCAGGGATATGTTGCTGTCGGGGAGCAGTTTTAACTGGCCTTACATGTCAATTCAGTAA